A genomic segment from Syntrophotalea acetylenivorans encodes:
- a CDS encoding ATP-binding cassette domain-containing protein, with amino-acid sequence MMLDELLQQPLPQLLKERPYVRDFFAAMGIPLPSKGQRLGQVIDAVPAEQLTEFGLDRQELMTQFAEFVKQMEQFKAGAAQPVRTVTILGGCDKAGQPEEIQLELTVGDVVCVVGPTGSGKSRLLADIECLAQGDTPSGRRILLDGEPADESARLAGETRLVAQLSQNMNFVMDLSVQEFIALHAESRLVDDIDGAIEQVFATAVDLAGEPFTLATPVTALSGGQSRALMIADVACLSASPIVLIDEIENAGVDRRRALELLVKQEKIVLMATHDPILALSGHRRLVIKNGGIAAVIETSDEERRGLEQLNVLDRKLAELRDQVRQGRRISFDLDLFLS; translated from the coding sequence ATGATGCTCGACGAATTGCTGCAACAACCTTTGCCTCAATTGCTGAAGGAGCGCCCTTATGTGCGGGATTTCTTTGCCGCAATGGGCATTCCGCTGCCAAGCAAAGGGCAGCGACTGGGACAAGTTATCGATGCTGTGCCGGCGGAACAACTTACCGAGTTCGGCCTTGACCGTCAGGAGCTGATGACCCAGTTTGCCGAGTTTGTCAAACAGATGGAGCAGTTCAAGGCTGGTGCCGCCCAGCCGGTGCGCACCGTGACCATCCTCGGCGGCTGCGACAAGGCTGGCCAACCGGAGGAGATACAGCTGGAGCTGACCGTCGGCGACGTGGTCTGCGTGGTCGGTCCGACCGGTTCCGGCAAGAGTCGCTTGTTGGCTGATATCGAGTGCCTTGCCCAGGGTGATACTCCTTCCGGGCGGCGCATTCTCCTCGATGGCGAACCGGCTGACGAAAGCGCCCGCCTGGCCGGGGAGACGCGGTTGGTCGCCCAGCTCTCGCAGAACATGAACTTCGTCATGGACCTGTCGGTACAGGAGTTCATCGCCCTGCACGCCGAAAGTCGTCTGGTGGACGATATTGACGGCGCCATAGAGCAGGTCTTTGCTACGGCCGTTGACCTGGCCGGTGAACCCTTTACCCTCGCCACGCCGGTCACCGCCCTGTCCGGCGGCCAGTCCCGGGCGCTGATGATCGCTGACGTGGCCTGTTTGAGCGCCTCTCCCATCGTGTTGATCGACGAAATCGAAAACGCCGGAGTCGACCGCCGCAGGGCTCTGGAATTGCTGGTCAAGCAGGAGAAGATTGTGCTCATGGCTACTCACGATCCAATCCTCGCACTGTCCGGTCATCGCCGCCTAGTGATTAAAAATGGCGGCATCGCTGCGGTCATAGAGACCAGCGATGAAGAGCGCCGTGGCCTCGAACAACTTAATGTCCTCGATCGCAAACTTGCCGAGTTGCGCGACCAGGTACGGCAGGGTCGCCGTATCTCCTTCGATCTCGATTTATTTCTGTCCTAG
- the nifV gene encoding homocitrate synthase produces MSEDKLPSVIIDDTTLRDGEQTAGVVFTLEEKKTIARTLDEMGIHELECGIPAMGGDEQVAVRALVEMDLNARLITWNRALISDLKASLACGVGAVDISLCVSDIHIEYKLRKDRHWVREQLKTALGFAKQHDLYVSVGGEDSSRADLDFLLELMTIARDMGADRFRFCDTLGLLDPFATYDKVKHLTKHCALPIEVHTHNDLGMATANAIAGIKAGARFVNTTVNGLGERAGNAALEEVVMALKHACGVDCDIDSSRFVEVSRYVGQASARPVPEWKAIVGEKVFSHESGLHVDGVLKNPRNYEAFDPQEVGLSRYLVLGKHSGSQALIARIRQLGLAPEGLSLADLLEEVRRRSQKCKSPISDEELLELCRDLPKVA; encoded by the coding sequence ATGAGCGAAGACAAACTGCCGAGTGTCATTATCGACGATACCACCCTGCGTGATGGTGAGCAGACGGCCGGGGTGGTATTTACTCTGGAAGAGAAAAAGACCATTGCCCGCACTCTCGATGAGATGGGGATTCACGAGCTCGAGTGCGGTATTCCGGCGATGGGAGGTGACGAACAGGTTGCGGTGCGGGCCCTGGTAGAGATGGATCTCAACGCCCGGCTCATTACCTGGAACCGGGCGTTGATCTCCGACCTTAAGGCGTCGCTGGCCTGCGGGGTGGGGGCGGTCGATATTTCCCTCTGTGTGTCGGATATCCATATCGAGTACAAGTTGCGCAAAGATCGCCACTGGGTCCGTGAGCAGCTGAAAACGGCCCTAGGTTTCGCCAAACAGCATGATCTCTACGTCTCCGTCGGCGGCGAAGATTCGAGCCGCGCTGATCTCGATTTCCTGCTTGAACTAATGACCATTGCCCGGGATATGGGTGCCGACCGCTTTCGTTTCTGCGACACTCTCGGCCTGCTTGATCCCTTCGCTACCTACGACAAGGTGAAGCACCTGACTAAGCATTGCGCTCTGCCCATCGAGGTGCACACCCATAACGATCTCGGCATGGCTACCGCCAACGCTATTGCCGGCATCAAGGCCGGCGCCCGCTTTGTCAACACCACCGTCAACGGTCTTGGCGAACGGGCCGGCAATGCCGCCTTGGAAGAGGTTGTCATGGCTCTCAAGCATGCCTGTGGCGTTGATTGTGACATAGACAGTAGTCGTTTCGTGGAGGTTTCCCGCTATGTTGGGCAGGCTAGTGCCCGACCGGTCCCTGAATGGAAGGCCATCGTCGGCGAAAAGGTTTTTTCCCACGAATCCGGACTGCATGTCGACGGAGTGCTGAAAAATCCTCGCAATTACGAAGCCTTCGATCCGCAGGAGGTGGGGCTGTCCCGCTACCTGGTGCTGGGTAAGCACTCCGGCAGCCAGGCGCTCATCGCTCGCATTCGCCAGCTCGGCCTGGCGCCGGAGGGTTTGTCCCTGGCGGATTTGCTGGAAGAGGTTCGGAGACGGTCTCAGAAATGCAAGAGTCCCATCAGCGACGAGGAACTATTAGAACTCTGCCGCGACTTGCCAAAGGTGGCCTGA
- a CDS encoding ferritin family protein: MNLFDFALQMEQDATEFYLTLSNSASDLGYKRFFADLASDHIERYRFIESMTSSEGTGDEKSCPVMDENCSPWRMVSIKDAVADEADGGLENAYRFALELETAEIHCFRNMLEQTRSGKMKKYLKVIAEEEARHVEDFQSVYDFINAPNQYLATGEFSNLSEFHQFGRDVD; encoded by the coding sequence ATGAATCTTTTCGATTTTGCCCTGCAGATGGAACAGGATGCGACGGAATTTTATCTAACGCTGTCCAACTCCGCATCCGACCTCGGATACAAACGGTTCTTTGCCGATCTGGCCTCCGACCATATAGAACGGTACCGCTTCATTGAAAGCATGACTTCGTCTGAAGGAACCGGGGATGAAAAATCTTGTCCGGTAATGGACGAAAACTGCAGCCCGTGGCGGATGGTATCCATCAAGGATGCCGTGGCCGATGAAGCTGATGGTGGTTTGGAGAACGCCTACCGTTTTGCTCTGGAACTGGAAACGGCAGAAATTCATTGTTTTCGAAATATGCTGGAACAGACCCGTTCTGGAAAAATGAAAAAATACTTGAAGGTCATTGCCGAGGAAGAAGCCCGGCATGTTGAGGATTTTCAAAGCGTGTATGATTTTATCAATGCCCCCAATCAGTATCTCGCCACTGGTGAGTTCAGCAACCTGTCTGAGTTTCATCAGTTCGGACGAGATGTGGACTGA
- a CDS encoding GNAT family N-acetyltransferase, whose translation MDNRKKFVQPGADDWREFMYAAAGEGWRVPATEIELFCGPLAGSAMALRCGGLFLGLITLVNHGHSAWIGNLIVPEPCRGQGHGQHLLDQAILLLEQQKTRSIWLTASESGFPLYLRRGFEIIGQVERWVRPKGAGAGSIPCLEDVEEPNHRNIALQDADQEVWGEQRALLNYLLPKGRLLLCGASVALLQREPGLQILGPWFGDSSDAAEYRRLLVLAVETAKTEEELVIDLRTGSLPPQDLQDAGFVLQGRNRLMARGDVTGIDLNRLVSFASLGSMG comes from the coding sequence ATGGATAACAGGAAAAAATTCGTTCAGCCCGGAGCTGATGACTGGCGGGAGTTTATGTATGCGGCCGCAGGAGAAGGCTGGCGTGTCCCCGCCACCGAAATAGAACTATTTTGCGGTCCCCTTGCAGGCAGTGCCATGGCGCTGCGTTGCGGGGGACTTTTTCTAGGTCTTATCACTCTGGTGAACCACGGTCACAGCGCGTGGATTGGTAACCTCATTGTGCCCGAGCCTTGCAGGGGGCAAGGCCATGGCCAGCACCTGCTCGACCAGGCAATTCTACTCCTGGAGCAACAAAAGACGCGCTCTATTTGGCTAACCGCGTCTGAATCGGGTTTCCCCCTCTATCTGCGCCGTGGCTTTGAGATTATTGGACAGGTGGAACGCTGGGTTAGGCCAAAAGGGGCCGGCGCAGGCAGTATTCCTTGCTTGGAGGACGTCGAAGAACCGAATCATAGAAATATTGCCCTGCAGGATGCTGATCAGGAGGTGTGGGGAGAACAGCGTGCCTTGTTGAACTATTTGCTGCCCAAAGGAAGGCTGCTGCTTTGCGGCGCGAGCGTTGCTCTGTTGCAGCGGGAACCGGGGCTGCAGATTCTCGGCCCCTGGTTTGGCGACAGTTCGGATGCCGCAGAATATCGCAGGTTGCTGGTTCTCGCTGTTGAGACGGCAAAAACCGAAGAGGAGTTGGTCATCGATCTGCGAACCGGCAGTTTACCGCCGCAGGACCTGCAAGACGCTGGATTCGTCCTGCAAGGGAGGAACCGCCTGATGGCTCGAGGAGATGTTACCGGAATTGATCTGAATCGACTGGTATCCTTTGCCAGTCTTGGCAGCATGGGGTGA
- a CDS encoding lytic murein transglycosylase, producing the protein MVGLQTEAAAAGISHRTLERALADIKKPLAKVIDVDRKQPEFTQTVQDYVSTRISGYRIKDGRKMKRRYPIWLGRVEDRHGVQRRFILALWGIETNYGRHTGNFPVIEALVSLSYDGRRSDYFRRELLEALRIVDAGHIPLKHMKGSWAGAMGQCQFMPSVFCAYAVDAEGDGRIDIWHSVPDVLASGANFLAASGWKNDQTWGRPVKLPKGFDTSLVGLEKRLPLPKWQALGVRRVDGRALPRRNLDASLLLPDGPGSQAYLVYDNFRVLRVWNKSNAFALAVGLLSDQLAKGK; encoded by the coding sequence ATGGTGGGGCTTCAAACCGAAGCTGCTGCCGCAGGCATTTCTCATCGAACACTGGAACGAGCCCTGGCAGACATAAAAAAGCCTCTGGCCAAGGTGATTGATGTCGATCGCAAGCAACCGGAGTTTACCCAGACCGTACAGGATTATGTCTCGACCCGGATCAGCGGCTACAGAATCAAAGATGGTCGCAAAATGAAAAGGCGCTATCCGATCTGGCTGGGACGGGTCGAAGATCGCCACGGGGTGCAGAGGCGCTTCATCCTTGCCCTGTGGGGGATAGAGACCAATTACGGCAGGCACACCGGTAACTTTCCGGTGATCGAGGCTTTGGTCTCTTTGTCTTATGACGGGCGGCGTAGTGATTATTTTCGTAGGGAGTTGCTCGAAGCCTTACGGATTGTCGATGCCGGCCACATTCCCTTGAAACATATGAAAGGTTCCTGGGCAGGGGCCATGGGACAGTGCCAGTTCATGCCCTCGGTTTTTTGTGCCTATGCCGTGGACGCCGAGGGTGACGGGCGCATCGATATCTGGCATTCTGTGCCCGATGTCCTGGCTTCGGGCGCCAATTTCCTGGCCGCATCGGGCTGGAAGAATGATCAGACCTGGGGTCGGCCGGTAAAGTTGCCAAAAGGATTTGACACTTCCCTCGTCGGGCTGGAAAAGCGGTTGCCTCTGCCAAAATGGCAAGCCCTTGGCGTGCGACGCGTCGACGGCCGTGCCCTGCCCCGGCGTAACCTTGATGCCTCGCTGTTACTCCCCGACGGACCGGGCAGTCAGGCCTATCTGGTGTATGACAATTTCAGGGTATTGCGGGTCTGGAACAAGTCCAATGCCTTTGCCTTGGCGGTCGGCCTGCTTTCTGACCAGCTGGCCAAAGGCAAATAG